The following are from one region of the Paenibacillus sp. JZ16 genome:
- a CDS encoding Ger(x)C family spore germination protein: MDKLATIRITFKFVLLLVAMVPFVTGCWDIKDINHRSLPVIMGISLTEENQYKVFLDIPATNETSTVNIVSETGDTINKIIDHISMNMETQVDLLHLKIVIVDKNFARNGMEDIISAFNRSRDISSKTLFAISDQGLDQFFSDMAAKSEHSGNIIYDFFEENAGWNPQLADTRIWQMFRSIHSYTHDVIVPIIRSGRSTSIECMGSAIIKNGRMTGQIGSDETLVANAFYGKSAFGKVEIMDSTTVQIISNRLTHHSWMKNDKPYLRSHLRLKVTILDSRGHLTEEQIKERLEALLTSRLDQMFKKTQKEQADIFALGQYFRNHLNREQLRDWRTTYYPNLDFKLHVTTIIENRGNLKNL, from the coding sequence ATGGACAAGCTTGCCACCATCCGAATTACCTTTAAATTCGTTCTCCTGCTGGTTGCGATGGTTCCCTTCGTAACCGGTTGCTGGGATATCAAAGACATTAACCATCGCTCGCTTCCGGTCATTATGGGCATTTCGTTAACCGAGGAGAATCAATACAAGGTGTTTCTGGATATTCCGGCAACCAATGAAACGAGCACCGTAAATATCGTTTCGGAAACGGGTGACACCATCAATAAAATTATTGATCATATTAGCATGAATATGGAGACTCAGGTCGATTTGCTGCATTTGAAAATCGTCATCGTGGATAAAAATTTTGCCCGTAACGGCATGGAAGACATTATCTCCGCGTTTAATCGTTCCAGAGACATCTCCTCCAAAACGCTATTTGCCATCAGTGATCAAGGGCTGGATCAATTCTTTTCGGATATGGCAGCCAAATCGGAGCACAGCGGCAATATCATTTATGATTTTTTTGAAGAAAACGCCGGCTGGAACCCTCAATTGGCGGATACCCGGATATGGCAAATGTTTCGCAGCATTCATTCCTATACGCATGATGTCATCGTCCCGATCATACGTTCAGGAAGATCCACAAGTATCGAATGCATGGGTTCGGCCATCATCAAGAATGGCAGAATGACGGGTCAAATCGGATCCGATGAAACGTTAGTAGCCAATGCCTTTTATGGAAAAAGCGCATTCGGCAAGGTGGAGATTATGGACAGCACCACCGTACAAATCATTAGCAACAGGCTTACCCATCACAGCTGGATGAAGAATGATAAGCCTTACCTCCGCAGCCATCTCAGGCTGAAGGTCACCATTCTAGATTCCAGGGGGCATCTAACGGAAGAACAAATTAAGGAGAGGCTGGAGGCGCTGTTGACCTCTCGTCTGGATCAAATGTTCAAGAAAACGCAAAAAGAACAAGCCGATATCTTTGCCTTGGGCCAATATTTCAGAAATCACCTGAATCGTGAACAGCTGCGGGATTGGAGAACCACTTACTACCCGAATCTGGATTTCAAACTGCATGTAACAACCATCATTGAGAATCGGGGTAATCTGAAGAACCTATAA
- a CDS encoding alkaline phosphatase family protein: MQIKRIITIMLSLVLITIVGCQHQKPAEQDLLRVKSEQGATHKKVIFLMVDSLMAQAIDKGISQKQLPTIQYLIEHGQYHKDMVSSFPTMSVTIDSTMLTGKNPNDHGIPGLLWYSSDDKKMINYGTGPMEILRQGINPVLTDALIHLNGKHLNSNSRTIYEDLARAGLKSGSINGLIYRGATEHTLTIPDWIQGPTTLQKKIKVKGPDFLTLGALSNPLEGAENLPDHLTDRMGLNNKYAIEALNYLIQANKLPDFLYVYLPDMDQELHKKGPSSLEGVKELDQQLQSVLNSFGSREKALNEAIFVIAGDSGMTQLLPANQRSVIDMPAMLRGISVLKPGEEVEAETEVALAVNETMAYVYNFKPNRSLRSLAEILSKDDRIDFVAWKENEWMHVLQGSTLKELRYKAKGNLIDRYKQTWTVKQDAEVLDLTLNADHRTLDYGQYPDVLERLSGSLNSHKGKFLVVTAKPGYELADRSSPTHEGGGGHGSLRRTESLVPLIIVGTDEKPEHLRMVDLKAYLLDLLTNHVKKTK, from the coding sequence ATGCAGATAAAGAGAATTATAACCATAATGCTGTCGCTTGTATTGATCACGATTGTGGGCTGCCAGCATCAAAAACCTGCCGAACAGGATTTGCTGCGGGTTAAATCCGAACAAGGGGCCACACATAAGAAAGTCATATTCCTGATGGTCGACTCACTCATGGCACAGGCGATCGATAAGGGCATTTCACAAAAACAGCTGCCCACCATACAGTATTTGATTGAACATGGACAATACCATAAGGATATGGTTAGCTCATTTCCTACGATGTCCGTTACGATTGACAGCACGATGTTAACCGGGAAAAATCCGAATGACCATGGTATACCGGGTCTCCTATGGTATTCTTCCGACGATAAAAAAATGATCAACTACGGTACCGGACCGATGGAAATCCTCAGACAAGGCATCAATCCGGTCCTGACCGATGCATTAATCCATTTGAACGGGAAACATTTAAACTCGAATTCACGAACGATCTATGAAGATTTAGCCCGTGCTGGCTTGAAATCAGGATCGATTAACGGCTTGATATATCGGGGAGCGACCGAGCATACGCTGACGATACCGGATTGGATTCAAGGTCCGACAACACTGCAGAAAAAAATAAAAGTCAAGGGGCCGGATTTTCTAACTTTGGGAGCCTTGTCTAATCCCTTAGAAGGTGCGGAGAATTTGCCTGATCATCTCACCGACCGGATGGGGCTAAACAATAAGTATGCAATAGAAGCTTTGAACTATTTAATTCAAGCGAACAAGCTGCCGGATTTTTTGTATGTTTATTTACCGGATATGGACCAGGAGCTTCACAAGAAGGGTCCGTCTTCGCTTGAAGGAGTCAAAGAGCTGGATCAGCAGCTCCAATCCGTATTGAATTCCTTCGGTTCGCGGGAAAAAGCGTTAAATGAAGCTATTTTCGTCATCGCCGGGGACAGCGGAATGACACAGCTTCTTCCAGCAAATCAGCGTTCCGTGATTGATATGCCAGCTATGTTGAGAGGCATCTCCGTTCTAAAGCCGGGCGAAGAGGTAGAAGCTGAAACCGAGGTCGCCCTTGCAGTCAATGAAACGATGGCTTATGTATATAATTTCAAACCCAATCGTTCCCTGCGAAGCTTGGCGGAAATCCTGAGCAAGGATGACCGTATCGACTTTGTTGCTTGGAAAGAAAACGAATGGATGCATGTCCTTCAAGGGTCCACTTTGAAAGAACTCCGATATAAGGCGAAAGGTAACCTGATCGATCGCTATAAACAAACGTGGACCGTGAAGCAGGATGCCGAGGTGCTGGACCTTACATTAAATGCCGATCATCGAACCTTGGATTACGGACAATATCCCGATGTGCTGGAGAGGTTGTCCGGTTCGCTGAATTCTCATAAAGGTAAATTTTTGGTCGTGACGGCTAAACCGGGATACGAATTGGCAGACCGAAGTTCACCAACACATGAGGGGGGCGGGGGTCATGGCTCGCTCCGTCGAACCGAGTCGCTTGTCCCGCTTATCATTGTTGGAACTGACGAAAAGCCTGAGCATCTACGAATGGTTGATCTAAAAGCCTATTTACTTGATCTGCTGACAAATCACGTTAAGAAGACAAAATAA
- a CDS encoding manganese catalase family protein, whose protein sequence is MYFYKEDLINLIVPDKPDPAAAKVLQETLGGRFGEMRTLMQFFFQSNNFRGNATQYRDLIRGVFLEEISHVELVQHTINQLLTGAGAEGAGNAGADGAPLNEAIKHANPHHFIMGAQSSLPVDAAGNPWQGNYVYDHGNLVSNLLDNVVLESTGVLQKTRIYEMSTNKTFRETLAFLIVRDNAHQNAFAKALETLGVEWGKIFPVPNYDIHKYPECQKYVDMGFHNAQFNFRLDDTRIGEIFSGQTPSRNGGELQVVQPPEGFPLPVMPELANEHAPGLYDLNQ, encoded by the coding sequence ATGTATTTTTACAAAGAGGATCTGATCAATCTGATCGTTCCGGATAAACCCGATCCAGCAGCTGCAAAAGTGCTGCAGGAAACGTTAGGCGGCCGATTCGGCGAAATGCGGACGTTGATGCAGTTCTTTTTCCAAAGCAATAATTTCAGAGGGAACGCAACTCAATACCGTGACTTGATCCGTGGCGTTTTCTTGGAGGAGATAAGCCATGTTGAGTTGGTTCAACATACAATAAACCAGCTGCTGACAGGCGCGGGCGCAGAAGGCGCAGGTAATGCCGGAGCGGACGGTGCTCCGCTGAATGAAGCGATTAAGCATGCGAATCCGCATCACTTCATTATGGGGGCCCAAAGTTCTTTGCCTGTTGATGCCGCAGGAAACCCATGGCAGGGTAATTACGTGTACGATCACGGAAATTTGGTTAGTAATTTACTTGATAATGTCGTGCTCGAATCAACGGGAGTGCTCCAAAAAACGCGAATCTATGAGATGAGCACAAACAAAACCTTCCGTGAAACGTTGGCTTTCCTGATTGTACGGGATAACGCGCATCAAAATGCGTTTGCCAAAGCGCTGGAGACGCTGGGCGTTGAATGGGGTAAAATATTCCCCGTTCCGAATTATGACATCCATAAATATCCGGAGTGTCAAAAATACGTAGATATGGGCTTCCATAACGCACAATTCAACTTCAGGCTGGATGATACACGAATCGGCGAAATCTTTAGCGGTCAAACCCCAAGCAGAAATGGCGGGGAACTGCAAGTGGTTCAACCTCCGGAGGGGTTCCCGTTACCTGTGATGCCTGAGCTGGCCAACGAGCATGCACCTGGGTTATACGATTTAAATCAGTAA
- the pdxR gene encoding MocR-like pyridoxine biosynthesis transcription factor PdxR: MWGIELIRSSEIPLKRQIYLAVRDQIINGKLKEGEALPSTRVLANVLHVSRNTVNEAIEMLLVEGFVVSRQGAPTRIAEGLSLEVPPVEEPPKRVESPLSFLVDFRTGQPELRQFPRYLWQQISQKTLSEMPHDLLGYTGPQGLPRLRMEIVSWLYRSKGLSVDPEDVFITAGATHALHVIADLLYEDGMEIMVEDPCNIEMLQTFINKGYNVQPISVDEHGIQPDKLKGKSSSPVYITPSHQFPLGGILPADRRAALIRFARENQSYIIEDDYDSEFRYYGDPVSPLYAMDSERVIYIGTFSKVLFPALRIGYAILPPKLQQRWRFLRTYTDVQNPPFEQATLAEFLHTRKFDRHIRKMRRLYGERREVLLSSLKECFGEAWHPWGDAAGLHLAVEFPGIHFDESFREKSRLNRIRITPVEHHSIQKGMHVNKLLLGYGHLNPDEIRINMASLLTYLKEQGHYE; this comes from the coding sequence ATGTGGGGAATTGAACTGATACGGAGCAGCGAAATTCCGCTGAAACGCCAGATTTATCTTGCCGTCCGGGACCAGATTATTAACGGGAAACTCAAGGAAGGCGAAGCACTGCCATCTACTCGTGTTTTGGCAAATGTGCTGCATGTTTCACGAAACACCGTAAATGAAGCTATTGAGATGCTGCTCGTCGAAGGCTTTGTCGTAAGCCGCCAGGGAGCACCGACCCGGATTGCCGAAGGTTTGTCTCTGGAGGTGCCTCCAGTCGAAGAACCGCCGAAGCGAGTAGAGAGTCCCCTATCTTTTTTAGTTGATTTCCGGACGGGCCAGCCGGAATTAAGGCAATTTCCACGGTATCTGTGGCAGCAGATCTCGCAGAAAACTTTAAGCGAGATGCCTCATGATCTGCTAGGTTATACGGGCCCCCAAGGTTTGCCGCGACTGCGCATGGAAATCGTTTCATGGCTTTACAGGAGCAAAGGGCTCTCCGTAGATCCTGAAGACGTCTTTATAACGGCAGGAGCTACCCATGCACTGCACGTCATTGCTGACTTGTTGTATGAGGATGGAATGGAAATTATGGTTGAAGACCCCTGCAACATCGAGATGCTGCAGACATTTATTAATAAGGGCTACAACGTCCAGCCTATTTCAGTGGATGAACATGGAATACAGCCAGACAAGCTGAAAGGAAAATCATCTTCACCCGTCTATATCACGCCTTCGCATCAATTTCCTCTAGGCGGAATCCTGCCCGCTGACCGACGTGCCGCGTTAATCCGTTTCGCACGAGAGAACCAAAGCTATATTATCGAGGATGATTATGACAGCGAATTCCGGTATTATGGTGATCCGGTATCGCCGTTATATGCCATGGACTCAGAGCGGGTAATCTATATCGGTACTTTTAGTAAAGTACTCTTTCCTGCTCTTCGAATTGGTTATGCGATACTTCCACCTAAGCTTCAGCAACGCTGGCGTTTTCTCCGCACTTATACGGATGTCCAGAATCCGCCGTTTGAGCAAGCAACACTGGCTGAGTTTTTACATACTCGAAAATTCGACAGACATATTAGGAAAATGCGGAGGTTATATGGTGAGCGTAGAGAGGTGCTTCTATCATCACTTAAAGAGTGTTTCGGGGAGGCCTGGCACCCCTGGGGAGATGCGGCAGGACTGCATCTTGCCGTTGAGTTTCCCGGAATTCATTTTGATGAGTCGTTCAGAGAAAAAAGCCGGTTAAACAGAATACGCATTACGCCTGTGGAGCATCACAGTATTCAGAAGGGCATGCATGTAAACAAGCTGCTTTTGGGTTACGGTCATCTGAACCCTGATGAGATCCGCATAAACATGGCGTCATTGCTCACCTATTTGAAGGAGCAGGGCCACTATGAATGA
- a CDS encoding GerAB/ArcD/ProY family transporter, with product MDKSGYQAAIVYVVCHMGLIFFLYPSDLFSAMDMGHWIGISISYALHAIALYMYVKGLQWAAHRNVVDIFGSVGKFLPWLLLLPALLYFGVAIIITIRAYSEMLTLVFLSSTPLWAIQLLLISIAFLMAWQGMSSMARTSVLLVILFTIPILFVLCFSFQNVDWYYLLPIIDPGQSFHFLAKPDFLVSLFVYAGGFFFLGLLPPSIQISTKKMMLGCLLLFPMFLLSVYLPLLTFGHATAELYEFPMLMTIDTVNITWLLFDRVTIFFLLSLMAFAFLYLGVTLWVLVTLAKRAVPFIPQNVLLIALTIGLFAISIAIPNWDYLKTLQGWIIPLRLYMFLVIPLITFIIGWRHKHKANRTTEVT from the coding sequence ATGGATAAGAGTGGTTATCAAGCAGCCATCGTGTATGTGGTTTGTCATATGGGTCTTATCTTTTTTCTCTATCCTTCCGATTTGTTTTCAGCCATGGACATGGGGCATTGGATCGGAATTTCCATAAGCTATGCACTGCATGCGATAGCCCTCTACATGTATGTCAAAGGACTGCAATGGGCCGCGCATCGGAATGTCGTGGATATTTTCGGGAGCGTCGGCAAATTTCTTCCGTGGCTACTCCTGCTGCCTGCCTTGCTCTACTTCGGCGTAGCCATTATCATAACGATCCGAGCTTATTCCGAGATGCTCACCTTAGTATTCTTATCGAGCACGCCGCTGTGGGCGATCCAGTTGTTACTGATATCCATTGCTTTCCTCATGGCTTGGCAAGGAATGAGCAGCATGGCCCGAACCAGTGTCCTGCTGGTTATCCTGTTCACAATCCCCATCCTTTTTGTTCTCTGCTTTAGCTTTCAAAATGTGGATTGGTATTACTTGCTGCCGATCATTGACCCTGGTCAATCGTTCCATTTTCTTGCGAAACCTGATTTTCTGGTCAGTTTATTCGTATATGCGGGCGGCTTCTTTTTCCTGGGGCTGTTGCCGCCCTCTATACAGATCAGCACCAAAAAAATGATGCTAGGCTGTCTCTTGCTGTTTCCCATGTTCTTATTGTCCGTATATTTGCCGCTTCTGACCTTTGGTCACGCAACCGCCGAATTATATGAATTCCCCATGCTAATGACGATAGACACCGTGAACATTACATGGCTTTTATTTGATCGGGTCACAATCTTCTTTTTATTGAGTTTGATGGCTTTTGCATTTCTGTACCTGGGTGTGACGTTATGGGTTCTCGTCACGCTTGCGAAGCGGGCCGTCCCGTTCATTCCTCAAAACGTTCTCCTGATTGCGCTGACCATCGGATTGTTTGCCATATCCATCGCCATCCCCAACTGGGACTACCTTAAGACGCTGCAAGGGTGGATAATTCCACTGAGGCTGTATATGTTCCTGGTGATTCCGCTGATCACGTTTATCATCGGTTGGCGGCACAAGCATAAAGCGAACCGTACGACGGAGGTAACTTAA
- a CDS encoding FMN-dependent NADH-azoreductase: MENMLIINAHPRVESATSVSLQVLQHFLEAYTKWSPVGAIEQIDLYRDSIPAIDHMILELRSKQGRGELLSEEEQQLTVRTSAILQQFKAARKYVIVLPMHNFNVPSKLKDYIDNILIARETFQYTEKGSEGLLTDGRSLLVIQASDAIYTNNDWYTEVEYSHKYLKSMFNFMGVMDYQIIRAQGNAFFDRDQILEQAYKEAEEAAKRLAGKKIETSSK; this comes from the coding sequence ATGGAGAACATGCTCATCATCAACGCACATCCGAGGGTGGAGTCAGCGACATCGGTCAGCCTGCAGGTGCTTCAGCATTTTTTGGAGGCGTACACGAAATGGAGCCCAGTAGGAGCAATAGAACAAATCGATTTATACCGTGATTCTATACCTGCCATAGATCATATGATTCTAGAGCTACGGAGCAAACAGGGAAGAGGGGAGCTGCTTAGCGAAGAGGAACAACAGCTAACGGTCCGCACGTCCGCCATTCTACAGCAATTTAAGGCGGCACGGAAATATGTCATCGTCTTGCCGATGCACAATTTCAACGTTCCTTCGAAGCTTAAGGATTATATCGATAACATCCTCATTGCACGAGAGACGTTCCAATATACGGAGAAGGGTTCGGAAGGTTTGCTAACCGATGGCCGCAGTCTGCTGGTCATTCAGGCGAGTGACGCCATTTATACAAATAATGATTGGTATACCGAGGTGGAATATTCGCATAAATACCTAAAATCCATGTTTAACTTTATGGGGGTTATGGATTATCAGATCATCCGGGCTCAAGGAAATGCATTTTTCGATAGGGATCAAATTCTAGAACAGGCTTATAAGGAAGCCGAAGAAGCTGCGAAACGTCTTGCAGGTAAGAAAATTGAGACATCAAGTAAGTAA
- a CDS encoding spore germination protein: MDLKESLAEYFKANADYFNVEIRLQQYQVQVIGLDSLVDLPQSIASLQTQTSNLVKTSLPPAKLLKILGELVEPNLASIIPDIMKGHLILLEPLSGTCCAVLPISKNVTRSVSAPETESTVYGSSSSFLEDIHTNIGILRKHCTGSSLQVEAYTAGSSHPKSLMLIYQEDRIKPQLLQSIQAKIRAGLHQDVQHIQQLENMLGLNKWSFVTNFNMTELPQNAAHALQQGKVVFMIDRHPFAIILPSLVMDMFCMKDDHNYPRTFMYLIRLLRIVGVLIATIIPGLYVALVSINPEVLRLQLALSIANSRQDVPYPAFVETLLLLIVLELILEASVRLPKSVGPTITMVGGIILGQAAVSAKLVSNLLIIVLAGTTIASSTVVGFQNAVSVRVFKYLLIILSAIYGMLGLLAGIVVICAYMGHQKSMGIPYLSFPTLNQKDDRNG; this comes from the coding sequence ATGGATCTCAAAGAAAGCCTTGCTGAGTATTTCAAAGCGAATGCTGATTATTTCAATGTAGAAATTCGATTGCAGCAGTATCAAGTTCAAGTGATTGGTTTAGATTCGTTAGTTGATCTGCCCCAGAGTATCGCATCCCTTCAAACTCAAACCTCAAATCTGGTCAAAACCTCCCTGCCGCCCGCTAAGCTTCTTAAAATTTTGGGCGAGCTTGTAGAACCTAATCTGGCATCGATTATACCTGACATCATGAAGGGCCACCTGATCCTGCTGGAGCCTCTGTCAGGGACATGCTGTGCCGTTCTTCCGATATCGAAAAATGTCACCCGCTCGGTCTCAGCGCCTGAAACGGAAAGTACGGTATACGGCTCCAGCAGCTCTTTTCTGGAGGATATCCATACGAATATCGGCATCCTCCGAAAACACTGCACCGGATCCAGCCTTCAGGTAGAAGCGTACACGGCAGGGTCAAGTCACCCCAAGTCGTTAATGCTAATTTATCAAGAGGACAGGATCAAACCCCAGTTACTGCAATCCATTCAAGCGAAGATCAGAGCAGGATTACACCAGGATGTTCAACATATCCAACAGCTTGAGAACATGCTGGGATTAAACAAGTGGTCGTTCGTAACCAACTTCAACATGACGGAATTACCGCAAAATGCAGCTCACGCCCTTCAACAAGGTAAAGTGGTATTTATGATTGACCGTCATCCTTTTGCAATCATTTTACCCAGTCTCGTCATGGATATGTTCTGCATGAAGGACGATCATAATTACCCTCGCACCTTCATGTACCTTATCCGTCTTTTGCGAATTGTGGGCGTCTTGATCGCAACGATTATTCCTGGGTTATATGTGGCCTTAGTGTCCATTAATCCTGAAGTACTGCGGCTTCAGCTGGCCTTGTCGATTGCTAACAGCCGGCAGGACGTACCTTATCCCGCCTTTGTCGAAACGCTGCTGCTCCTCATCGTTCTAGAGCTCATTCTTGAAGCAAGTGTTCGACTTCCAAAAAGCGTGGGACCCACGATTACGATGGTTGGCGGTATTATACTGGGCCAGGCAGCCGTGTCCGCTAAACTTGTCAGCAACCTTCTGATTATCGTGCTGGCGGGTACCACGATCGCTTCTTCTACTGTAGTGGGGTTTCAGAACGCTGTATCTGTTCGCGTGTTCAAATACCTGCTGATCATTTTATCCGCCATCTATGGGATGTTGGGGCTCCTTGCTGGAATCGTGGTCATCTGTGCCTATATGGGTCATCAAAAAAGCATGGGCATTCCTTACTTGTCATTTCCAACATTAAATCAGAAGGATGATCGCAATGGATAA
- a CDS encoding DUF2512 family protein, producing MEKLLVKLLVHGVMITAILVGLSNATFASAVIAALGIGIVAYLVGDLLILPRTNNMMATIGDAGLVFVMLWIISESANWTLTLPEILLITVLAGIFEYFYHMWLLRDHEPVQKQRA from the coding sequence ATGGAGAAATTACTAGTTAAGCTTCTGGTGCATGGTGTTATGATTACGGCAATCCTAGTCGGTCTATCGAATGCTACGTTTGCATCAGCGGTTATTGCTGCTTTGGGTATCGGGATTGTTGCTTATCTGGTGGGTGATCTTTTAATTTTGCCGAGGACGAATAACATGATGGCTACCATTGGAGATGCGGGACTGGTATTCGTCATGCTGTGGATTATCAGCGAATCGGCGAACTGGACCTTGACCTTACCGGAGATCTTGCTGATTACGGTGTTAGCCGGTATCTTTGAATATTTCTACCACATGTGGCTCCTTCGGGACCACGAGCCTGTTCAAAAACAACGGGCTTGA
- a CDS encoding Dabb family protein: MTTNRIIHSVIFSLKHEKGSAEEQRFLEDGRSALSTIPTVQDFKIFKQISPKNTYDFGFSMVFENEADYDAYNVHPQHVDFVENRWKKEVEQFLEIDYSEV, from the coding sequence ATGACGACCAACCGAATCATTCATTCCGTTATTTTTTCGCTTAAACATGAGAAAGGCTCAGCGGAGGAGCAGCGTTTCCTGGAGGATGGACGATCTGCCCTCAGCACGATTCCAACGGTTCAAGACTTTAAGATATTCAAGCAAATCAGTCCTAAAAATACATATGATTTCGGCTTCTCGATGGTGTTTGAGAACGAAGCCGATTATGATGCCTATAATGTGCACCCGCAGCATGTGGACTTCGTCGAGAACCGCTGGAAGAAGGAAGTCGAACAGTTTTTGGAGATCGATTACAGCGAAGTGTAG
- a CDS encoding DUF3231 family protein, protein MGILSGNPKNEPMHYGEIFSVWETSMMAKGMVSCYEAYMSHAGDKDLKNMLKDLLDQAKLEIKECDELLTDNGIAPAPGLPERPPAKLEDIPVGARFTDPEIAAKIAADTSLGLVSCSKTMGMSIREDIGALFAKYHLTKTALGVRILQMNKEKGWLIPPPLQIKRPEEK, encoded by the coding sequence TTGGGAATTCTAAGCGGCAATCCTAAAAATGAGCCTATGCATTATGGTGAAATCTTCAGTGTATGGGAAACGTCCATGATGGCAAAAGGCATGGTTTCCTGCTACGAGGCTTATATGAGTCACGCAGGCGATAAAGATCTCAAAAATATGCTAAAAGATCTGCTGGATCAAGCAAAACTTGAGATTAAAGAATGTGATGAACTGCTTACAGATAACGGAATCGCCCCTGCACCGGGACTTCCCGAAAGACCCCCGGCCAAACTTGAGGATATTCCAGTAGGTGCAAGATTCACAGATCCTGAAATTGCAGCCAAAATCGCTGCTGATACATCACTCGGACTCGTATCATGCAGTAAAACCATGGGGATGTCCATCCGGGAGGATATTGGAGCCTTATTCGCTAAATATCATCTCACCAAGACGGCGCTGGGTGTGCGGATCCTCCAGATGAATAAGGAAAAAGGCTGGCTCATTCCTCCTCCTCTTCAAATCAAGAGACCTGAAGAAAAATAG
- a CDS encoding DMT family transporter: MLYLLGAFSLAGTSVITGWFLNERLGVFTITAVSLFFALLCLLPLCLRNLMKTVRRLSIREWRILFFQALFGMFLFRMFLLYGLQHTSSAEAGILTGATPAFTVILAGMLLKESMNRTKLVGVLSTVGGVIVIQGLFSSDVSFSLHHIRGNALVLCAAASESYFNILSRISSVKQNKTYDENIHPIVQTTLVSALALMLCLVPSWFENPAASLSAIGLKEWLALVWYGPIVTALAFICWYAGIKRCQASTAAAFSGMMPFTALMLSVILLKESAGWEQWCGGLLVIIGMILIGRNQAQTGKLSMQPVSDHGMISGVRNERMDPDGGKRRTDKIG; encoded by the coding sequence ATGTTGTATCTGTTGGGCGCATTTTCACTTGCGGGCACTTCGGTTATTACCGGTTGGTTTTTGAACGAAAGATTAGGGGTTTTCACCATTACCGCAGTCAGCTTGTTCTTTGCGCTTCTGTGTTTGCTGCCGCTGTGCCTGAGGAACCTGATGAAGACGGTCCGTCGTTTATCGATAAGAGAGTGGAGGATTCTATTCTTCCAGGCGTTATTTGGAATGTTTCTGTTTCGGATGTTTTTACTGTACGGCCTACAACATACAAGTTCTGCTGAAGCCGGAATCTTAACGGGTGCCACGCCTGCCTTTACCGTTATTCTGGCCGGCATGCTGCTGAAAGAATCGATGAACCGCACCAAGCTAGTAGGTGTTCTAAGTACGGTGGGAGGCGTTATCGTGATCCAGGGGTTATTTTCATCGGATGTTTCATTTTCCCTTCATCATATACGGGGTAACGCGCTAGTCCTCTGCGCAGCAGCGAGTGAATCTTACTTTAACATCCTGTCTCGGATCAGTTCAGTCAAGCAAAACAAGACATACGATGAGAATATTCATCCTATAGTCCAAACGACATTGGTCTCTGCACTTGCCCTCATGCTCTGCCTGGTTCCTTCATGGTTTGAGAACCCCGCAGCTTCACTATCAGCGATCGGGCTAAAGGAGTGGTTGGCTCTGGTATGGTATGGACCTATTGTAACGGCGCTGGCTTTTATTTGTTGGTATGCCGGCATCAAGCGGTGCCAGGCTTCAACGGCCGCAGCTTTTTCGGGGATGATGCCATTCACCGCTTTAATGCTCTCGGTCATCCTATTAAAGGAATCGGCCGGCTGGGAGCAGTGGTGCGGGGGACTCCTGGTCATTATAGGTATGATTCTGATTGGGAGAAATCAAGCACAAACCGGTAAATTGTCCATGCAGCCTGTCTCTGACCATGGAATGATATCTGGAGTTCGAAATGAACGCATGGATCCAGACGGAGGGAAACGTAGAACAGATAAAATTGGGTAA